CAACAGGCCCGGCCAAGAGGAGCAGGCCTGTGCCCTCTCCCCTGACCTGCTGGTTTGCTCTGACAGCCGTGCCAGAGAGGAGGCGCTCTCACCTGTCGCGGGTCCAGTTTCTCAAACTTGCCGTCGCCCCTGACTGGAGCTCTTCCTCCTTCGAGTCCGCCGGCGGCTCCCGCGCccacagcgccccctacagtgGAGCAACTGCAGTGCGCGAGGCGGCCGGTTCCGAGGTTCGAGGCCAGCGCGATGAGAGAGGTGGATGAGAAGCCTTCTCTCTTCATGTCCTTCCTCTTCACAAAGTCGTCGTAAATGGCCTGATGCTTGCGCTGCGAACACGCACATGAGCTGACGTCACATGACGTTGAGACAGTTTCCCAGAAAGAGCGCGTGGCATCACCGTGCGTGGTGAAGGCGAGAGACACCCtcaggttcacacacacacacacacggcgctgacgcagcagcagaaccgGACCTTCCGGGATCCGTTCAGGACGTGGCGGCGGCGACAACAACCACCGAGTTACCTTGAGATGAGTCACGAAGTTGGACGTCACGCTCCGCTTCGCCTGGATTCTGGTGCCACAGGCCTTGCAGTTGGACTCGATTTTGCCATTCTCGCCTTCGAACACGATGTGAAAGTAGTCCAGGATGGAGACCTTGGACGCCATTTGGAGGACGCGGACTCCTCCTCAGCGAGGTCGCCAGCGGTTGGTCCACAAACACGCAGGACACTTGGCCCGAGAGACGGTGCCGAGGAGCGGAACCAGCCGCAGATGCGACGGTCTGTCGAGAGCAGCGGGCTGTTTCTGCTCCATCTGCGCCGCTGCAGGAGACGCTGGCTCCTGCTGGCCCGCCACAGCCGGAAGTGGAGCACGGCCACTCGGCTGAAGTCGCCCCCTTCCGGTAAAGTTCGGTCGAGGAGACGGCGGGAAAATGCTGATTCAGCCCTCCACGTGACGCACCTGCCGAGCGCGTGAGCGTCTTTCTATCTGGACCTCGCAGCGTCCTCTTGTTCTTGACAACGACGCTTCCCAAAagaaaagtgtcacttcctgagCTGGCCAAGGTCAGAGAGGTAAAGCTGGCCGAGGGACCAGGTCAAGGGGACTGTCTGTGGCCAGAAAACACATAGGCCTGCTGCAGAAATGACCGGGTCAGATCAGTGTGACCCTCTTTATTCCGATATGTACAGAGGAAAGAGCAGAACAAATGTCAACGACGTCAGCCCGCTCAGATTAGCTGGCCGTTATCAGTCCCACAGGGTCGGGCTGGCGGACGGCAGCAGGTTCTGGAGCTCCTCCCGGGTTTTTAAAAGGCTCGCCTGGAGTGTTGCCATCTGGGCTGACAGTTCGATCACTGATGAGGCAGAAACAAGCGAGAGGTGAGAGAGGGCCCAACAAGCAGCTGCCCACCTCTGGGAGAGGAATCACCTTGTTTAAAAGAGCTCTGAGCCTGTTTCAGGGTTGGAGGCACCAAAATCCCAAACCACTTGAGTGGATCCCGCCCAGGACTCAAGTCCCTTTTCCTGTGTAGGAGCTTGGTGTCCTTCAGGTGGCCCTCATCCCCGGGCTCTGCCGGCCCCGAGCTCTGCTGCGTTGGCTTGCCTCTCCTCCGAACACCTAGCACCACGAGACAGAGCCTGAGTGTCTGCAAAAGTCCAAAAACCCTCTCAACTGACCCTCTTTTGGGCCGACATCCTCCACCTCTGCAGCTCCGGCCTTAGACAAGGGTCTGTCTGTGACAAACTCGGTGCTTCCATCCTCTGACGTCCTGTGACGACACAGATGACAGGACACTCCTCATCAACAagcattcatccatcatccatcgaTATAATGTGTTGGCGTATACAGTGTGGTACAGCCTTGTGTTTTACGTATACATTGACTCTACGCACATCCTGACTGTCTAATATGTATGTTTCCTGTCGTGTCGTGACACCTCAAAttcccccactgtgggacacaTAAGGAATCTCATGAAttgtattgttgtattgttGACATTTGACACCATGCTGAAGTCCAATCTGTCCACATGAACTCACACAGGATCAGACTTTTAGCTATGAGGGCGTCATGAAAATCCAGCCGACGCTCATCATTTGGCCGCCATCTCACGCTGGTGTATGGCGACATCTGGCGGCCAAAGAGAATGGGGCGTCCATTTCTCCATGTTTTGCAGCCGCCCTCCTCGCTTCAAGGCAGCACAGGGAGTAGTCCGGTGAGGAGCACTATTTCTGGTTCATTTTTATGCCATTCAGttctagatttaaaaaaaacttttgataTTCCACAAGCACCGAGCTTTACCTGAGCTGGACCCGGACCTGCGGCTCCATCTCACTGGCGAACTGGAGAGCGGAGACCCGTTTGTTTCCCATGGAGTAGCGGGCCTTGGACATGGAGAACCATCCCTGCGATCCACAGGGAGAGATCACATGTGCATGACAAGCCAGCGCCCCGTCACCAGCCCACTAACCCGAACCCGAACCCCAGCGGGCGAGCGAGCGAGGTGTACCTCTTCTGTCAGCGCGTTTAAAGCCGCTCGAGTCTCCTCCAGGCTCTCCAACTGCTccatgaagagcagcagcttctggtCCACCAACAGAGACGCGCCTGCCGGGCGCGAAGGCTCCATGACTTCAGTGTGTCGGTCCCGGGCCGTTCCTATCCGCAGTCCAAATCGCACACAACACTTCCGTCTACACCGCGTCACGTGACCGTCACATGATCACTACAGTCAGCCCCGGAGGGTACGTTTGCGTACACTGGATGGTTGGGGAAGGCACGGCTTTCCTCGTCTTCTGATTGGCTAAAATGACTCCCCTCCCCCCGATTGGCCATTTAATTCGACCACGAAATCTGACGAAAG
This portion of the Synchiropus splendidus isolate RoL2022-P1 chromosome 18, RoL_Sspl_1.0, whole genome shotgun sequence genome encodes:
- the ccdc115 gene encoding coiled-coil domain-containing protein 115; protein product: MEPSRPAGASLLVDQKLLLFMEQLESLEETRAALNALTEEGWFSMSKARYSMGNKRVSALQFASEMEPQVRVQLRTSEDGSTEFVTDRPLSKAGAAEVEDVGPKEGVRRRGKPTQQSSGPAEPGDEGHLKDTKLLHRKRDLSPGRDPLKWFGILVPPTLKQAQSSFKQVIELSAQMATLQASLLKTREELQNLLPSASPTLWD